In Paludibaculum fermentans, the genomic stretch AGGTCGTCGTCCGCATAGCGGCGGTCATTGAAGTGGAAGCCGCCCAGCATGTCTTCGCTCAGCAGCCACGCCACAATCTGTTCGATGTTCACCGCCTGGTAGTGATGCCCCGTGTCTACCAGCACCTTGGCGCGCGGCCCGCAATGCTTCGACAGGATATAGGACATGCCCCAGTCGGCGATATCGGTGTGATAGAAAGCCGGCTCAAACGGCTTGTACTCCACCAGCATGCGCTGGTTACCACTTAACGCGGAGTGCACTGTTTTCAGGCCTTCGGTGAACCAGTCCTTGCGCGCGCGAATCGAGCCCGTACCGGGGAAATTCGTGCCGTCCGCGAACCACAGCGAGAGGTCGCGTGACCCGCTCGCGCTCTGGATCTCGACCGAATCCAGGATGTGCGAAAGTGCGGTCTTGCGGACTTCCGCATCCGGGTTGCCCAGCGACCCATTCTTATAGCACTGGTCCTGGAATACGTTCGGATTGATGGCGCCGATTCGGACGCCATGTTCCGCGGCCACCTTCATGACGGCAGGCACGTCGGCCTTGCCATTCGGGAAATCCCACAGGACATGGACCGCCACACTCGGACAGCACCCGGTCACCTGGTGCACGATGCCCGCATCGGAGATCTTCTCGGCAGTGCTCGTGGCTGCTCCTGCCTGGATGAACTTGCCGAAGCGAGTGCCGGTGTTGGCAAAGCCCCACGACGGCAGTTCGATCGCAAAGGACTCTAGCGCCTTGAAAGCAAGGTCGGTTTGCACGGAAGAGAGCGGCATATGATGGTACCCGCGCGTATTATATCAACGAGAACTTTGGCTCTGAAGGTCCACTACTAGGTTGCGAGGCCGGTACAACCGTGAACCCAAGATCCAATCCAGACTCCAGGCCAGTTGACCTGCGGCAGTTTGACTCCGCTTTCGGACGTCCCGAGAAACAGGAACCCGCCGCCCGGACCAGTTACGAGGAAGTGCCCGACGGCTTCTATGAGGCACGGGTGGAAGATGCCACCCTCAGCCGCACACACACAACAGGCAATCCCATGATGGTGTGGCGCCTGCGCATCCTGGGCCCAACCTGCCAGGGGCGCTGCGTCACCAAGATGCGAGTGATCACGCAGAAGACGCTGCCGTTCCTGAAGGGGGACCTGGAGCGGTTGGGCCTGCACCTGACCCGGCTCTCTGAGGTGCAGGAACGCATGGACGAGATGATCGATCGCGAGATCCGGATCCAGAAGAAGACAGACCCGGCCCGAAAGTGGGCCGACATCAACTTCGTCCGCGAACGCAAGAACCCCGGCAGTGAACCGGCCGACTCGGAGTCAGCCTGGCATGCCGGGATCGACGACGACATTCCGTTCTAACTGGCCAGTTCGGTCCGGAATCGGCGGTGCTCAATCAGGAGACATCGATCCTGTACGACCAGGAGCCCGGCGTCCCTCGCTTTTTGGGCCGCTTCCTCGTGGATCACGTCGAGTTGCATCCAGACGGCCTTCGCGCCGATACGGATGGCGGCATCGACGGCTTCCGGCACGGCTTCTGGACGCCGAAAAAGGTTGACTAAGTCAACTACTTCCTGGATTTCGTCAAGTATCGGGTAGGCCTTCTCGCCGAGGACTTCCGTCTCGTTCGGATTGATAGGAATAATCCGATACCCGGCCTTCTGCATGTAGGCCGCGACTTCGTAGCTCGGACGGAATTTGTTCGACGATAATCCGACTACGGCGATCGTCTTACAGGTCTTGAGGATTTCGAGTTCGGGTGGCAAGTTCAGTCGTTGAGATGCAGGACCTTGCGGAAACGCTCCACCTCATCGTGATCGAGGTGCCGGAACTCGCCCACCTTGACTGAGCCCAGCTTCAGGAAGCCGATCTGGACACGCTTCAGTTTCTCGACCAGGCGCCCTAAGCTCTTGAACATGATACGGATCTGGTTCTGCCGGCCCTCGGTGAGCCGCACCTCGTACCAGGGGTTCACGTTGTGCTTGATCATCTTGAGCTTGGCCGGGGCTGTACGGCGCCCATGAATCGGGATGCCGTTGCGGAACTGCTCTTCCTGCTCTGCTGAGAGGATCCCGTTTGTTTTCACCAGATAGATCTTCTCGACGTGGCTCGCGGGCGAGGTCAGCTTGTTGGCGAACTCGCCGTCCGTGGTCAGCAGCAGCAGGCCTTCGCTCAGGTAGTCGAGCCGCCCAACCGGGAAAACCCTTTCCTTGACACCCTTTAGCAGGTGCTTGACGGTGCGTCGGCCTTCCGGATCGCTCAGCGTAGTCACCACTTCGCGCGGCTTATTCAGGGCGATGTAGACGTCGTGCTTCGGCTTGCGCAGCAGCGTTCCATCGACCTTGACATGGTCCTTTTCGAGGTCGGCTTTGGAGCCTAACTCCGTGATTGTCTTGCCGTTAACCGTGACCCGGCCTTCGACGATAATCTGCTCGGCTTTGCGGCGGCTGGCAATCCCTGCCTGCGCCAGAATCTTTTGAAGACGTTCTTCAGCCATTGTCTGTCTGAGGCGCCTCTTCGTCGCCTGCGGGCTTTTCGCCCTCGGGAGGCCCTGGTTCGACCGGAGACGCCTCCAGTTCTTCCGGCTGTTCGGGCAGCCGCGGCTGGTCCGGGCTGCCAATCTCTTCGTCCGCCAACGACTGGCGGCGGATGTCTTCGAATTCCTTCAAGCTCGGTAACTCATTCAAATCCTTGAGTCCGAACTGGGTGAGGAACTCTTTCGTGGTCTTGTACAGGATCGGTTTGCCGATGACGTTCTTGCGGCCGGCCGTGGTGATGATCTTGCGATCGAGCAGCGTTTTGATGACACCGCCGCCCTGCACGCCGCGGATCTCGAGGATCTCGGGCATCGTGATGGGCTGTTTGTAGGCGATGACGGCCAGGGTTTCCAGGGCGGCCTGGGAGAGCTTCAGGGGCTGCTTCAGGTTCTTGACGAAGCTACGAAGAACTTCGTGGTGCTCCGGCTTGGTGGCCATCTGGTAGCCGCCGGCCACTTCGCGGATAAAGATGCCGCGTTCGGCGCGGCTCGTCTCTTCGGCCAGAAGTCTAAGCACCGGCTCGACTTCCTCGAGCGGACGGTCGAGCGCGGCGGCAATCTGGACGGCCGGCATGGGCTCATTCAGGACGTAAACGATCGCTTCGAGCACGGCCTTGAGCTCGGCCGCCTGGCTGTCGGAGACGGGCTGGGGCTGCTGCTGGTCGCCCAGAAGTTGTTCAGCCGAAAAGCTCTCCGGCACCGGCTGGTCGTCGTCCGACTGCGCGACGGGCTCAAACTCGTCGCCCGGCTGGATCTCGGCCGCAACCTCTTCCGGTTCAGCAGGTTCGGGCTGAACCTCGGGTTCCGGTTCGGGTTGTTGTGCAGGCTCCTGCTGCTGTTCCGCCAACTCGGCGGAGGGGAGGTCTTTCTCTTCCATGGGGCTTAACTCTTGTACTCTTCCTCGATGCGCAGGATCGACTCTTCCGTCACCTGCATCTCATCGAAGCCCGTGTCGCGCTTGACGTGAATCTCGCCAAAGCTCTCAGATTGCGTGAGCTTGATGGCCTGCTGCTTCACCATCTCCAGCACGGCCAGGAACAGACAGATCATAGCGCGGCGCGAGCGTTGCTGCTCAAATAGCGGCACCAGCGCCATGGTCTTGCCGGAAGGCAGGGCGCGCAAGCTGTTCTTGAGGAAGAGGATCATGTCGGGCACCGACACTTCCTCTTTGTTTACTTCATAAAGCGGCCGGTGCTTGGCCCGCTCCAGCACCTGCTCGAAGGTCTTCACCAGGTCGAACAGGGTGACCGCCAGGCCCGGGCCTTCGTCCTCGTTGACGAAGTTCTGAATCTGCGGATTCGACCAGATGGCCTCCTCGATCATGCGCTTTTCCTGCAACATAGCGGCGGCGGAGCGGAAGCGCTCGTACTCCAGCAGGCGGTCGACCAGTTCCTTGCGGGGGTCTTCCTGCGGGTCGATCTTGTCCAGTTCCGGATCCCGCGGCAGGAGCATCTTCGACTTGATGTGGATGAGCGTGGCGGCCATGTAGACGAAGTCGGCGCTGAGCTCGATGTCGAGGGCCACGGCCTTCTGGACGTAGTCGAGATACTGCTGTGTAATCTGCGCGATGGGGATGTCGTAGATGTTGATCTGCTGCCTGCGGATGAGGTCCAGCAGCAGGTCCAGGGGCCCGTCGTAGTGCTCCAGATGTATGTTGAGCGGGGAAGACACCTCCTTTCAGGATAGCAGGATCGCGGCTGGCGGCTAGCCCATAGTGCACAAGCGCCTGATTCTAAACAGATTCTCGCCAGAACCAGGAGTTTACCCGGCGCGCGTTGAATTATCAGTATTCCTGTTGTTCCGAGGCCTCGTAATTTAAGAAAATAGAAAGAGATCTGGTAACGTGGAGAACTGCTCGAATGGAATCCGCCTGGTTTGAAAGTGTAAGCCGGCGCGCTGGCCGCAAGTCTCTTGCCACCATCGCAGCGCACCGGCCGGCGCTGGCTGAGGCGTGCACCGCGACGCTGCTGCGCGCCCAAGGTGCGTTGTTGGACCTGCAGAAGCCGGAGGGGTATTGGTGCGGCGACCTGCTGGCCGACACAACGCTGGAATCTGACTATATTCTGCTGCAATTGTGGCTGCATCCCCCTGACGAGAATGGCTGGAAGCCGCCAAACCGGGAGACCATCTCGAAGGCTGCGCAATC encodes the following:
- a CDS encoding TIM barrel protein, which produces MPLSSVQTDLAFKALESFAIELPSWGFANTGTRFGKFIQAGAATSTAEKISDAGIVHQVTGCCPSVAVHVLWDFPNGKADVPAVMKVAAEHGVRIGAINPNVFQDQCYKNGSLGNPDAEVRKTALSHILDSVEIQSASGSRDLSLWFADGTNFPGTGSIRARKDWFTEGLKTVHSALSGNQRMLVEYKPFEPAFYHTDIADWGMSYILSKHCGPRAKVLVDTGHHYQAVNIEQIVAWLLSEDMLGGFHFNDRRYADDDLTLGSIDPYQVFRIFYEICYFTWERGAAPDLAYMVDQSHNLKNKIEETIQTACTAQELFLKAALIDFGKLAAHQQKADLIDSEECLREAFFTDVRPLLREWRKSKGIAENPMEAFRASGYMERAEKERGPRNMGAISSYA
- a CDS encoding pseudouridine synthase; protein product: MAEERLQKILAQAGIASRRKAEQIIVEGRVTVNGKTITELGSKADLEKDHVKVDGTLLRKPKHDVYIALNKPREVVTTLSDPEGRRTVKHLLKGVKERVFPVGRLDYLSEGLLLLTTDGEFANKLTSPASHVEKIYLVKTNGILSAEQEEQFRNGIPIHGRRTAPAKLKMIKHNVNPWYEVRLTEGRQNQIRIMFKSLGRLVEKLKRVQIGFLKLGSVKVGEFRHLDHDEVERFRKVLHLND
- a CDS encoding DUF669 domain-containing protein, yielding MNPRSNPDSRPVDLRQFDSAFGRPEKQEPAARTSYEEVPDGFYEARVEDATLSRTHTTGNPMMVWRLRILGPTCQGRCVTKMRVITQKTLPFLKGDLERLGLHLTRLSEVQERMDEMIDREIRIQKKTDPARKWADINFVRERKNPGSEPADSESAWHAGIDDDIPF
- the scpB gene encoding SMC-Scp complex subunit ScpB, with the protein product MEEKDLPSAELAEQQQEPAQQPEPEPEVQPEPAEPEEVAAEIQPGDEFEPVAQSDDDQPVPESFSAEQLLGDQQQPQPVSDSQAAELKAVLEAIVYVLNEPMPAVQIAAALDRPLEEVEPVLRLLAEETSRAERGIFIREVAGGYQMATKPEHHEVLRSFVKNLKQPLKLSQAALETLAVIAYKQPITMPEILEIRGVQGGGVIKTLLDRKIITTAGRKNVIGKPILYKTTKEFLTQFGLKDLNELPSLKEFEDIRRQSLADEEIGSPDQPRLPEQPEELEASPVEPGPPEGEKPAGDEEAPQTDNG
- a CDS encoding segregation and condensation protein A, which produces MSSPLNIHLEHYDGPLDLLLDLIRRQQINIYDIPIAQITQQYLDYVQKAVALDIELSADFVYMAATLIHIKSKMLLPRDPELDKIDPQEDPRKELVDRLLEYERFRSAAAMLQEKRMIEEAIWSNPQIQNFVNEDEGPGLAVTLFDLVKTFEQVLERAKHRPLYEVNKEEVSVPDMILFLKNSLRALPSGKTMALVPLFEQQRSRRAMICLFLAVLEMVKQQAIKLTQSESFGEIHVKRDTGFDEMQVTEESILRIEEEYKS
- a CDS encoding CoA-binding protein, which codes for MPPELEILKTCKTIAVVGLSSNKFRPSYEVAAYMQKAGYRIIPINPNETEVLGEKAYPILDEIQEVVDLVNLFRRPEAVPEAVDAAIRIGAKAVWMQLDVIHEEAAQKARDAGLLVVQDRCLLIEHRRFRTELAS